In Streptomyces sp. SLBN-118, the following are encoded in one genomic region:
- a CDS encoding sugar ABC transporter substrate-binding protein: MRSTRYTLVAGAAATALLTTACSGAGAGGSSGGGQSINVLMVGNPQMEDIAKLTKDTFTKDTGIKVNFTVLPENELRDKVTQDIATQAGQYDIATIGAYEVPIWEKNGWLHELGSYTDKDKSFDKADLLKPMVQSLSGANGKLYALPFYGESSFLMYRKDVFAEKGLKMPEHPTWQQVADLAAKADGAKPGMKGICLRGLPGWGELGAPLTSVVNTFGGTWFTKDWKAQVNTGGFKDATKFYVDLVRKHGEAGAAQAGFTECLNAMSQGKVAMWYDATSAAGSLEDPSSSKAAGKIGYAYAPTVKTNSSGWLWAWAWAMPKTTKKADAASKFMLWASSKEYEKLVGEKLGWSRVPAGKRASTYEIPEYKKAAAAFGDITLRSIQQADPANPGVQPRPTVGIQFVAIPEFQDLGTKVTQEISAAIAGKTSVDKALNDGQKLADDVANNYR; this comes from the coding sequence ATGCGATCGACCAGATACACCCTCGTCGCCGGCGCAGCCGCCACCGCCCTCCTCACCACCGCCTGTTCCGGAGCAGGAGCCGGCGGGTCCTCCGGCGGCGGCCAGAGCATCAACGTGCTGATGGTCGGCAACCCGCAGATGGAAGACATCGCGAAGCTCACGAAGGACACCTTCACCAAGGACACCGGCATCAAGGTCAACTTCACGGTGCTGCCCGAGAACGAGCTGCGAGACAAGGTCACCCAGGACATCGCCACCCAGGCGGGCCAGTACGACATCGCCACCATCGGCGCCTACGAGGTACCCATCTGGGAGAAGAACGGCTGGCTGCACGAGCTCGGCTCCTATACCGACAAGGACAAGAGCTTCGACAAGGCCGACCTGCTCAAGCCGATGGTGCAGTCGCTGTCCGGCGCGAACGGCAAGCTCTACGCCCTGCCCTTCTACGGCGAGTCCTCCTTCCTCATGTACCGCAAGGATGTCTTCGCCGAGAAGGGCCTGAAGATGCCCGAGCACCCGACCTGGCAGCAGGTGGCCGACCTCGCAGCGAAGGCCGACGGCGCCAAGCCGGGGATGAAGGGTATCTGCCTGCGCGGCCTGCCCGGCTGGGGCGAGCTCGGTGCGCCGCTGACGAGCGTGGTCAACACCTTCGGCGGTACCTGGTTCACCAAGGACTGGAAGGCGCAGGTCAACACCGGCGGCTTCAAGGACGCGACGAAGTTCTACGTCGACTTGGTCCGCAAGCACGGTGAGGCGGGCGCAGCGCAGGCCGGGTTCACCGAGTGCTTGAACGCGATGAGCCAGGGCAAGGTCGCCATGTGGTACGACGCCACCAGCGCGGCCGGTTCGCTGGAGGACCCCAGCAGCAGCAAGGCCGCCGGCAAGATCGGCTACGCGTACGCGCCCACGGTCAAGACCAACAGCAGCGGCTGGCTGTGGGCCTGGGCCTGGGCGATGCCGAAGACCACCAAGAAGGCCGACGCCGCCTCGAAGTTCATGCTCTGGGCGTCCAGCAAGGAGTACGAGAAGCTCGTCGGCGAGAAGCTCGGCTGGTCGCGGGTGCCCGCCGGCAAGCGGGCCAGCACCTACGAGATCCCCGAGTACAAGAAGGCCGCCGCCGCCTTCGGCGACATCACCCTGAGATCCATCCAGCAGGCCGACCCGGCCAACCCCGGCGTCCAGCCACGGCCCACCGTGGGCATCCAGTTCGTCGCCATCCCCGAATTCCAGGACCTCGGCACCAAGGTGACGCAGGAGATCTCCGCCGCCATCGCCGGCAAAACCAGCGTGGACAAGGCGCTGAACGACGGCCAGAAGCTCGCCGACGACGTCGCCAACAACTACCGGTGA